A region from the Paenibacillus sp. FSL H8-0048 genome encodes:
- a CDS encoding cupin domain-containing protein, which produces MLDPVLQAPDLKLAADSNQVLNYKRDANNYITQLFGEQLPAIRNGFFNAHMSRGFIVQPHWHTNVTEMIFVISGELIASVFDPFTQKLMTYHLKAGQIAVFPKGWFHWILAESEQAHFLAVFDAPTPDIVYGSDFLRAVPAEVIQRAYCINEEEYAMAVAPLKESIILGPPPGCAVAGTAGEMNMGPPAKSMPAYAAQQPAAAFYPYQMYPRR; this is translated from the coding sequence ATGCTAGATCCAGTATTGCAGGCACCGGACCTGAAGCTTGCCGCCGATTCTAACCAGGTGCTTAATTATAAGCGGGATGCGAACAATTATATTACGCAGCTTTTTGGCGAACAGCTTCCGGCAATACGCAACGGGTTCTTCAATGCCCATATGAGCAGAGGCTTCATCGTCCAGCCGCACTGGCACACGAATGTGACGGAGATGATCTTCGTGATTAGCGGGGAGCTAATTGCTTCCGTGTTCGATCCGTTCACCCAGAAGCTGATGACCTATCATCTGAAGGCCGGACAAATTGCTGTCTTCCCGAAGGGCTGGTTCCACTGGATTCTGGCCGAGAGCGAACAAGCCCATTTCCTGGCGGTCTTCGATGCGCCGACACCGGATATTGTGTATGGTTCAGACTTCCTGCGGGCGGTTCCCGCAGAGGTCATCCAGCGTGCTTATTGTATTAATGAAGAGGAGTACGCCATGGCCGTGGCTCCGCTTAAGGAATCGATTATACTAGGACCCCCTCCGGGCTGCGCCGTAGCAGGGACTGCCGGAGAAATGAATATGGGCCCGCCCGCCAAAAGTATGCCCGCCTATGCTGCCCAACAGCCTGCGGCGGCATTCTACCCTTATCAGATGTATCCGCGCCGGTAG
- a CDS encoding methyl-accepting chemotaxis protein, producing the protein MNTEHELEHESEQESEMDQLRKALEVSLPLVQRLFPLDVMFALADRDKFIYYLQGKELKAKIELGSPVPPSGGIRAALESGEEVSATIPREIYGIPFKSSSMPIRDRNGVVAGVFTIGISLSNQVTLSDAANALAVTSDEISSTSVEIAGTASDLANTVGDLKELGQKVVEDLQQTDEILDFIRKVADNSNLLGLNAAIEAAHAAEHGRGFGIVAQEIRKMSVSSASSAKDIAGILQMIKQKINQMDAVLTDCLAQSERQAAATEEITASMQQLAASAVEIESIARLI; encoded by the coding sequence ATGAATACCGAACATGAATTAGAACACGAATCCGAACAGGAATCAGAAATGGACCAGCTGCGGAAGGCGCTTGAAGTTTCTTTGCCGCTGGTGCAGCGGCTTTTCCCCCTGGATGTAATGTTTGCTCTGGCAGATCGGGACAAGTTCATTTATTATCTGCAGGGGAAGGAATTGAAAGCCAAGATTGAGCTGGGTTCTCCGGTACCGCCCAGCGGGGGAATCCGGGCTGCTCTGGAGAGCGGGGAAGAAGTCAGTGCTACGATTCCAAGAGAGATCTACGGAATTCCCTTTAAATCTTCATCGATGCCTATCCGGGACCGGAACGGGGTTGTGGCAGGAGTGTTCACGATCGGAATCAGCCTCAGTAATCAGGTAACGCTTAGCGATGCAGCCAATGCGCTGGCAGTGACCTCTGACGAGATCAGCTCGACTTCGGTAGAGATTGCGGGAACGGCCTCGGATCTGGCGAATACAGTAGGGGATCTGAAGGAGCTGGGACAGAAGGTGGTTGAGGATCTGCAGCAGACGGACGAGATTCTCGATTTCATCCGCAAGGTGGCAGATAATTCCAACCTGCTCGGACTCAATGCAGCGATTGAAGCGGCGCATGCCGCTGAGCATGGACGGGGCTTCGGTATCGTGGCCCAGGAGATCCGCAAAATGTCAGTGTCCAGTGCTTCATCGGCGAAGGATATTGCCGGCATTCTGCAGATGATCAAACAGAAGATTAACCAGATGGATGCGGTGCTTACAGATTGTCTGGCGCAAAGCGAACGTCAGGCTGCAGCCACAGAGGAGATTACCGCCTCGATGCAGCAGCTCGCAGCTTCCGCCGTGGAGATTGAGAGTATCGCCCGTCTGATTTAG